The Fusarium musae strain F31 chromosome 10, whole genome shotgun sequence genome window below encodes:
- a CDS encoding hypothetical protein (EggNog:ENOG41) — MAPSGLAIIIGAGPTSGRGIARVLARQDGGNLAVALLARNADNLNSLRDSLRKETNGVLHSFPTDTQPDNLRKAFKDIASHHDFKDLKLKLAIYHVKHASKKPFLEETPEEFNESMQIYTTGAVVFAQEALKLMYEQNGGQTLLADTNGAKKGTIVFTGTLGAMRTNTGYAAYGATRASARMVAQAIAKEHSKFGVQCVHAIANGRITDEDTEETRTGKHMRAEDVGQTYLWLSQQPSSLWVHELDLRPAQESF; from the coding sequence ATGGCACCTTCAGGTCTCGCAATCATCATTGGCGCTGGTCCAACAAGTGGACGCGGTATCGCTCGTGTTCTCGCGCGTCAAGATGGCGGTAACCTCGCCGTCGCCCTCTTGGCCCGCAACGCCGATAACCTCAACAGTCTGCGCGACTCACTCCGCAAAGAAACCAACGGCGTTCTCCACTCTTTCCCTACAGACACTCAGCCAGATAACCTACGAAAGGCGTTCAAAGACATCGCTAGCCATCACGACttcaaggatctcaagctcaaactGGCAATTTATCACGTCAAGCATGCTAGCAAGAAGCCTTTCCTCGAAGAAACGCCTGAGGAGTTCAACGAGAGCATGCAGATATACACAACCGGTGCAGTAGTCtttgctcaagaagctctcaagcTCATGTACGAGCAAAACGGCGGGCAGACCCTCCTGGCCGATACAAACGGTGCCAAGAAGGGCACTATTGTCTTCACGGGTACACTGGGAGCTATGCGTACAAACACTGGCTATGCAGCTTATGGAGCGACTCGTGCCTCTGCTAGGATGGTCGCTCAGGCTATTGCGAAGGAGCACAGCAAGTTTGGTGTCCAGTGCGTTCATGCTATTGCGAATGGCAGAATCACGGATGAGGATACTGAAGAGACGAGGACGGGAAAGCATATGAGGGCTGAGGACGTTGGGCAGACGTATTTGTGGCTTTCGCAGCAGCCAAGTTCGCTCTGGGTCCATGAGCTGGATTTGAGGCCGGCGCAAGAGTCGTTTTAG
- a CDS encoding hypothetical protein (EggNog:ENOG41) gives MPSITAVTIFIFGLSAFNHGVSNLISPRKALAAKQLQDSALPALNGFSVAIIGIGIYYMLAAYQENRGFFALTLARFISARIFWLQGPAWRVIATWEAFSAGLTAAALAYEGYHGTRMKRDIG, from the exons ATGCCTTCAATCACCGCCGtaaccatcttcatctttggcCTCAGCGCCTTCAACCACGGTGTCAGCAATCTAATCTCCCCTCGCAAGGCTCTCGCCGCAAAGCAACTCCAAGACTCAGCTCTCCCCGCACTCAACGGCTTTTCAGTCGCCATTATCGGTATTGGCATCTACTATATGCTGGCGGCTTATCAAGAGAATCGCGGCTTCTTTGCTCTCACCTTGGCGCGATTTATTTCAGCCAGAATCTTTTGGTTACAAGGACCTGCTTGGAGAGTGATTGCAACATGGGAGGCATTCTCAGCTGGCCTCACGGCCGCCGCTCTGGCTTATGAGGGATACCATGGGAC CCGAATGAAACGGGACATCGGATGA
- a CDS encoding hypothetical protein (EggNog:ENOG41), producing MLFNVAFFCSAALAVSASNEWRAPTASDRRSPCPMVNAVANHGYLPRDGLHISLEDLIVAFTDAINLDPAATALVGQKALTTGNNGTFNLDDLNKHGVIEHDGSLSRADIFFGDNHSFNETIWAATASHFTEETISIATAAKARKERLKAAEAANPEFSLPADLQQFSFIETALYLSVFGNLNDGNAKTEWVKTLFQEERLPIEEGFKRSDDVITAAGILGLVAKVAVASI from the exons ATGCTTTTTAACGTTGCCTTTTTTTGCTCTGCGGCTTTGGCTGTTAGCGCCAGCAATGAATGGCGAGCACCTACTGCGTCTGATC GCCGAAGCCCTTGTCCCATGGTGAACGCAGTCGCCAATCACGGATATCTCCCTCGCGACGGCCTCCATATCTCGCTTGAAGATCTGATCGTCGCCTTCACCGACgccatcaacctcgaccCAGCTGCGACAGCCCTCGTTGGCCAGAAGGCCCTTACCACTGGAAACAATGGTACCTTCAACCTCGACGACTTGAACAAGCATGGAG TCATCGAGCACGATGGAAGTCTGAGCCGCGCCGACATCTTTTTCGGCGACAATCACAGCTTCAACGAGACCATCTGGGCTGCCACAGCCTCTCACTTCACTGAGGAAACCATCTCCATCGCGACCGCCGCCAAGGCTCGCAAGGAGCGcctcaaggctgctgaagctgcCAACCCCGAGTTCTCGCTGCCCGCCGACCTCCAGCAATTCAGCTTCATTGAGACTGCACTTTACCTGTCTGTCTTTGGAAACTTGAACGACGGAAATGCAAAGACTGAGTGGGTGAAGACATTGTTCC AGGAGGAACGCTTGCCTATCGAGGAGGGATTCAAGAGATCTGACGACGTGATCACTGCTGCTGGtatccttggtcttgttgccaAGGTCGCTGTTGCTAGCATCTAA
- a CDS encoding hypothetical protein (EggNog:ENOG41), protein MHYYQLITFLLETLRMTSTPAVADGSVQKVLSNTKIRMETLIRLYYLRHGFESYDIMVISMHFIGFMQAKALDVTEAAGLESRRSTVVLVARGLQDQSKNCYLARLVLRILKSSVGRENQFLLREVDDEEEDAEAERVMKEQVKSSWPIDLEWIDVDHEKKRLDNLIKWTKELEL, encoded by the coding sequence ATGCACTACTACCAACTGATAACCTTTCTTCTAGAAACACTACGTATGACATCTACACCTGCAGTAGCTGATGGAAGTGTTCAGAAGGTACTGAGCAACACCAAGATCAGAATGGAAACCTTGATACGGCTATACTATTTACGACATGGATTCGAGTCCTATGACATAATGGTTATAAGCATGCATTTTATAGGGTTCATGCAAGCAAAAGCCTTGGATGTTACTGAGGCGGCAGGTCTTGAAAGCAGACGATCGACTGTTGTCCTCGTGGCAAGAGGTCTCCAAGATCAAAGCAAGAATTGCTATTTGGCAAGACTGGTGCTTCGTATCCTGAAGAGCAGCGTGGGACGTGAGAACCAATTTTTACTGAGAGAagtggatgatgaggaagaagatgccgaGGCGGAGAGGGTAATGAAAGAGCAAGTGAAGTCATCTTGGCCTATTGATCTCGAGTGGATTGATGTTGATcacgagaagaagagattggaTAATCTGATTAAGTGGACAAAGGAATTAGAACTTTAA
- a CDS encoding hypothetical protein (EggNog:ENOG41~MEROPS:MER0000928): MKFSSVLTSGLASFTLVAGLPTITAPSEHSIQQVRNPVHKRNGIAALGKIYRKYHIDLPEYLKSSLLARRDSTSTVTNKPIENNAEWLTPVQIGNPPRTFQMDLDTGSSDLWVYGSKAATAGGSSNPYNASNSKTCEEMAGAKWSIEYGDGSGASGHVVKDTVSIGGLSVEAQAVQVADKVDESFTTQQELDGLLGLGFSSINTVTPKKQKTFFDNAKTEHGTGVFTADLKHGAPGTYTFGVINKTAYEGDITYTAVDSSTGMWTFTSTGYTVGKGNVTKTSITAIADTGTSLIFLPEAVNKAYYSRIDGAKIDATAGGYVFPCDTKMPDFTFYVGETGITVPGAYMNFAPLEGPVPGEKEGKREVGTCYGGLQSSAGDINIFGDIALKAAFVVFDAERTRIGFAKKTLAGVE; the protein is encoded by the coding sequence ATGAAGTTCTCTTCAGTTCTCACGAGCGGGCTCGCATCTTTCACACTGGTCGCTGGCCTTCCGACTATCACAGCACCGAGTGAACATTCTATTCAACAAGTTCGAAATCCAGTACATAAGCGCAATGGAATTGCAGCTCTCGGCAAGATATACCGAAAATATCACATCGACCTTCCGGAATACCTCAAAAGTTCACTACTTGCTCGTCGAGATAGTACCAGCACCGTCACCAATAAGCCTATCGAGAATAACGCTGAGTGGTTGACACCAGTTCAGATTGGAAATCCTCCGAGGACATTCCAGATGGATCTCGATACAGGATCATCGGATCTTTGGGTGTATGGTTCGAAAGCAGCTACTGCAGGCGGTAGCAGCAACCCATACAATGCCTCCAATTCGAAGACTTGTGAGGAGATGGCTGGTGCGAAATGGTCCATTGAGTACGGTGATGGAAGTGGCGCTTCGGGCCATGTTGTGAAAGATACAGTCTCCATCGGCGGCCTGTCAGTGGAGGCTCAGGCTGTACAAGTGGCTGACAAAGTGGATGAGTCTTTTACGACGCAACAAGAGTTGGATGGTCTCTTAGGACTGGGCTTCAGCTCTATCAACACGGTTACAccgaagaagcaaaagacttTCTTTGACAATGCGAAAACAGAGCATGGCACTGGGGTTTTTACCGCGGATTTGAAGCATGGTGCTCCGGGTACATATACTTTTGGCGTCATCAACAAGACGGCGTACGAGGGGGATATTACGTATACGGCTGTTGATTCATCGACGGGAATGTGGACATTCACTTCAACGGGATATACCGTTGGAAAAGGCAACGTCACCAAGACATCCATCACCGCCATCGCCGACACAGGAACATCACTCATATTCCTCCCCGAAGCAGTCAACAAGGCGTACTATTCTCGAATCGACGGTGCCAAAATCGACGCAACAGCGGGAGGCTACGTTTTCCCGTGCGACACGAAAATGCCCGACTTTACGTTCTACGTGGGGGAGACGGGTATCACGGTCCCGGGTGCTTACATGAATTTTGCACCGCTGGAGGGACCTGTTCCTGGTGAGAAGGAGGGGAAGAGGGAGGTTGGGACTTGTTATGGGGGGTTGCAGTCGAGTGCGGGAGATATCAACATCTTTGGTGATATTGCGCTCAAGGCGGCTTTTGTGGTGTTTGATGCGGAGAGGACGAGGATAGGGTTCGCGAAGAAGACTTTGGCTGGAGTTGAGTAG
- a CDS encoding hypothetical protein (EggNog:ENOG41): MAPTGLTPELSRLFQSIETRFRDTQLGDQRWYLLVIACLSASPDPEAAAALYQYLTRQEAYQTSESRQALIRRLREALVKTIILVGVCKPLEAILSIMKVEKPEDRDFGQTRDGWQADQANHDRGIDWFKKVYTRNAGDTMGLFDAHKDFAWVSAEITYGLFLSDRQVLDDTDTQLVVLPAIMSQNLPLETHWHIRGTRRIGVSKEDVQVIWDSVKEMSKFFGVELHKVPTVDEVEPDV; the protein is encoded by the coding sequence ATGGCACCTACGGGACTTACCCCAGAGCTATCTCGGCTCTTCCAAAGCATCGAAACCCGCTTCAGAGACACCCAGCTAGGCGACCAGCGCTGGTatctcctcgtcatcgcctGTCTCTCCGCCAGTCCCGACCCCGAAGCCGCAGCAGCTCTCTACCAATACCTCACCCGCCAAGAAGCCTACCAGACCAGCGAATCACGCCAGGCTCTCATACGACGCCTCCGCGAAGCCCTCGTCAAgaccatcatcctcgtcggcgTGTGCAAGCCCCTCGAAGCCATCCTGTCAATCATGAAGGTCGAGAAACCCGAGGACCGAGACTTTGGCCAAACGCGCGACGGATGGCAGGCCGATCAGGCAAACCACGACCGCGGAATCGATTGGTTCAAGAAAGTGTACACTCGAAACGCGGGGGATACGATGGGATTGTTTGACGCGCACAAGGACTTTGCGTGGGTTTCGGCGGAGATTACATATGGATTGTTTCTATCGGATCGGCAGGTTTTGGACGATACGGACACGCAGCTGGTGGTACTGCCGGCGATCATGAGCCAGAATCTCCCGCTGGAGACGCATTGGCATATTCGGGGAACGCGACGAATCGGGGTGTCGAAGGAGGATGTCCAGGTCATATGGGATAGTGTTAAGGAAATGTCAAAGTTCTTTGGGGTCGAATTGCACAAGGTGCCGACGGTGGACGAGGTTGAACCTGATGTATAG
- a CDS encoding hypothetical protein (EggNog:ENOG41), with protein sequence MGQRASLVVEVEIDASVEVVKSLFKDFPRFPEWSSWSIEPVTSSKKIDDLMPMEKMRVDVKDAKLTATLIVSNYIQLL encoded by the exons ATGGGCCAAAGGGCATCCTTGGTTGTTGAAGTCGAGATCGATGCTTCAGTTGAGGTCGTCAAATCACTT TTCAAAGACTTTCCTCGTTTCCCAGAATGGAGCAGCTGGTCCATCGAACCAGTGACTTCATCCAAAAAGATCGATGACTTGATGCCCATGGAAAAGATGAGGGTCGACGTCAAAGACGCCAAGCTCACAGCGACTCTCATCGTGAGTAATTACATTCAGCTCCTCTAA
- a CDS encoding hypothetical protein (EggNog:ENOG41), which yields MPPGVPPKRSYSRTDAAVRVEYPEHHELPASKPLIGQGGQFSKPTLASLSLEGKTIVITGGARGLGLVMGQGIVYSGADLAIVDLNKDEAQSQVGQLTDAFKRENPNSQKIPRVTAHYADVADQDSVTKCIAEILSIHHKIDGLVTSAGFTENFDAIHYPIERMRKLWGVNVDGTYLFAVAVAKHLMEREAPGSIVVIGSMSGAIVNVPQPQAPYNAAKAAVRHLAASLAVEWAHAGIRVNCISPGYMLTALTQKILNDNPDLEKTWTSLIPQGRMGQPQDLMGPVTFLLSDASSYMTGSDLRVDGGYTVT from the exons ATGCCTCCTGGAGTTCCACCAAAGCGATCCTACTCTCGCACCGACGCTGCTGTTCGCGTCGAGTACCCTGAACATCATGAACTTCCTGCTAGTAAGCCATTGATCGGCCAGGGCGGACAGTTCTCCAAGCCGACATTGGCGTCGTTGTCGCTTGAGGGGAAGACGATTGTAATCACGGGCGGTGCTAGAGGATTGGGGTTGGTTATGGGGCAGGGAATTGTTTACTCGGGTGCCGATTTGGCGATTGTTGACTTGAACA AGGATGAAGCGCAGTCTCAGGTTGGGCAGTTAACTGATGCCTTCAAGAGAGAGAATCCAAACAGCCAGAA AATTCCTCGAGTCACAGCTCACTACGCAGATGTCGCGGACCAAGACTCAGTCACCAAATGCATCGCCGAAATTCTCAGCATTCATCACAAAATCGATGGCCTAGTTACATCAGCCGGCTTCACTGAGAATTTCGATGCGATCCACTACCCCATTGAACGTATGCGAAAGTTATGGGGCGTCAATGTCGACGGAACTTATCTGTTCGCCGTCGCTGTTGCCAAGCATCTCATGGAGCGTGAGGCGCCCGGAAGTATTGTTGTTATAGGCAGCATGTCTGGGGCCATCGTCAATGTTCCTCAACCGCAGGC GCCGTATAACGCTGCCAAGGCGGCGGTTCGTCATCTAGCTGCTTCTTTGGCAGTTGAGTGGGCCCATGCTGGCATTCGTGTCAACTGTATCTCTCCCGGTTACATGTTGACAGCCTT AACGCAGAAGATCTTGAACGACAACCCAGATCTCGAAAAGACGTGGACATCTCTCATCCCCCAGGGACGAATGGGCCAGCCACAAGACTTGATGGGACCTGTCACCTTCCTCCTGTCTGATGCTTCTTCGTACATGACTGGATCGGATCTTCGAGTTGATGGAGGCTACACTGTCACTTAG
- a CDS encoding hypothetical protein (EggNog:ENOG41): protein MSSSVVSTFVGAIQASASVLLTIFYGVVAGQTKLLSVETGRQISKICIKMFLPALLIVNLGTQIEASNALQYILILGWALVYNLVSIGIGYALTKVLSLPKWFTPAITFNNTTSYPLLLIQSLGSAGVLSNLAKSDDDTSDAIIDRAKSFFLVCSVISNMLTFGLGGTLLGVSDEDPVDAMDADLRDRAGHNDSPDESGSDEENGESNERTSLLPGPLPRYAKKASRGTAQAQHAVWDKLHPRIQHALALTTQFISPPSVGATIGVILAFTPPLKKSFFADSEDGGIFNAWLTVSLKNIGELFVTLQVIVVGIKLAHSLRRMRQGHDSGSIHWIPLSIVVLIRFFIWPVLSILFIRMLITQTDVLGQDRVLWFTMMLMPAGPPAMKLVAMAEVDDADEDDKMSIARVLMTCYAVSPLLSLAVVASLKACT from the exons ATGTCTAGCAGTGTTGTTAGCACCTTTGTCGGCGCTATTCAAGCGTCGGCGTCTGTTCTCTTGACCATCTTCTATGGTGTTGTCGCGGGGCAGACGAAGCTTCTTAGCGTTGAGACGGGACGGCAGATCTCAAAGATCTGCATCAAGATGTTTCTCCCTGCGCTTCTGATCGTGAATCTTGGTACGCAGATTGAAGCCTCCAATGCGCTTCAAtacattctcattctcg GATGGGCACTCGTCTACAATCTCGTCTCAATCGGAATCGGGTACGCCCTCACCAAGGTTCTCAGTCTCCCGAAATGGTTCACGCCCGCAATcaccttcaacaacaccacgTCTTATCCTCTCCTCCTGATCCAATCCCTCGGTTCGGCTGGTGTTCTCTCCAACCTGGCAAAGTCCGATGACGATACCAGCGACGCAATCATCGATCGAGCAAagtccttcttcctcgtctgttCAGTCATCTCCAACATGCTCACCTTTGGTCTCGGCGGAACCCTTCTTGGAGTCAGTGACGAAGATCCCGTCGACGCTATGGACGCCGATCTGAGGGATCGAGCGGGACATAACGATTCACCAGATGAGAGTGGCTCGGACGAAGAGAACGGAGAGTCCAACGAACGAACATCTCTCCTTCCTGGACCGCTCCCGCGATACGCAAAGAAGGCGTCTCGGGGTACTGCGCAAGCTCAACACGCTGTATGGGACAAGCTGCATCCTCGCATTCAGCACGCGCTGGCTCTCACGACTCAATTCATCAGCCCGCCATCTGTCGGCGCCACCATTGGTGTCATTCTCGCCTTTACGCCTCCCCTTAAGAAGTCTTTCTTTGCTGACAGCGAGGATGGCGGTATCTTCAACGCCTGGTTGACTGTTAGTCTCAAGAACATTGGAGAACTTTTCGTCACCCTGCAGGTCATTGTCGTTGGCATCAAGCTCGCCCACAGTCTTCGTCGCATGCGTCAGGGACACGACTCGGGTAGCATCCATTGGATCCCCCTCTCGATCGTTGTCCTCATTCGCTTCTTTATCTGGCCCGT ACTCAGCATTTTGTTCATTCGAATGCTCATTACCCAGACCGACGTCCTTGGTCAGGATCGTGTCCTCTGGTTCaccatgatgctgatgcccGCTGGTCCTCCGGCCATGAAGCTTGTGGCCATGGCGGAGGTCGACGACGcggacgaggatgacaagaTGTCAATCGCTCGAGTGCTGATG ACTTGCTATGCTGTCTCTCCTTTGTTGTCTCTCGCAGTGGTCGCAAGTCTGAAAGCTTGTACTTGA